The Candidatus Omnitrophota bacterium nucleotide sequence AACAGGGTATTCGGATGTCCGGGGGTACGCCAATGGAATTTTGTACGATCGGCGTATGTGACGGTATTGCGATGGGGCATCAGGGGATGAAGTATTCACTGGGTTCAAGGGAGTTGATTGCCGATTCCGTGGAAATAATGGCGATGGCTCATCCTTTTGACGGTCTGGTCTTGATACCGAATTGCGATAAGATTGTGCCCGGTATGTTAATGGCTGCTGCCCGGCTTAATATACCGGCCATAGTTATTAGCGGCGGCCCAATGCTCGCCGGCCATTTAAACGGAAAACACATTGATTTGATCACCTGTTTCGAAGGCGTAGGAAAGTTAAAGATCGGTCAGATAACCGAAGAGGAGTTAAAAAAGATAGAAAATACTGCTTGTCCCGGCCCGGGATCCTGCAGCGGTATGTTTACCGCCAACTCGATGAATTGTTTGAGCGAGGTATTGGGAATGGCGCTTAGCGGCAACGGTACGATCCCGGCGGTGGATGCGGCCAGAAGGATTTTGGCCAAAGAGGCAGGCATGAAGATAATGCACCTGGTAAAAAAGAATATCAGGCCCCTGGATATTATGACTCCGAAAGCATTTGAAAATGCTATTGCGGTAGACATGGCTTTTGGAGGATCGACTAACACGGTTCTGCATTTACCGGCTATTGCTAATGAAGCCGGGATTAAATTGGATTTAAAGAAATTTAATCAGATCAGCGGCAAAACGCCCCATATCTGCAATATGTCTCCGGCCGGGTCATATCACCTTGAAGACCTGAATTCAGCCGGAGGCGTGAGCGCGATTATGAATGAATTGTCAAAAAGGAATTTAATGAACTTAGATGAAATAACAGTCAGCGCAAAGAAAATAGGGGAGAACATAAGGGGTATGAGAATAGTTAATGATGAGGTTATCAGA carries:
- the ilvD gene encoding dihydroxy-acid dehydratase, encoding MRSDMMKKGIDRTPHRSLFKAMGYTDEDLSKPIIGIANSANEIVPGHIHLDDIAKEVKQGIRMSGGTPMEFCTIGVCDGIAMGHQGMKYSLGSRELIADSVEIMAMAHPFDGLVLIPNCDKIVPGMLMAAARLNIPAIVISGGPMLAGHLNGKHIDLITCFEGVGKLKIGQITEEELKKIENTACPGPGSCSGMFTANSMNCLSEVLGMALSGNGTIPAVDAARRILAKEAGMKIMHLVKKNIRPLDIMTPKAFENAIAVDMAFGGSTNTVLHLPAIANEAGIKLDLKKFNQISGKTPHICNMSPAGSYHLEDLNSAGGVSAIMNELSKRNLMNLDEITVSAKKIGENIRGMRIVNDEVIRSMDNPYHSTGGLAILFGNLAPDGAVVKQSAVAEEMLRHKGPARVYDSEEDAVKAILDGKINKAEVIVIRYEGPKGGPGMREMLSPTSAVAGVGLDKDVALLTDGRFSGGTRGAAIGHISPEAAEKGPLGIVEEGDIIEIDIPDKKLNIKLTDQQIEQRFKKWKRPPLNITKGYMYRYSKQVKSANTGAVFE